The following are encoded in a window of Nibricoccus aquaticus genomic DNA:
- the rho gene encoding transcription termination factor Rho, protein MADTSSDGDNAAKPKKKPRAAAASTATRAPRAKKAATKAPAKSRAPKEDSGAPELSFAPEPSAPSPAPAPAPEPAPIRAEREERPARAERADQRSEEPPPREREVFTPRREREQPSPSYEAQSPAHDSTPSASDYASPAQASDASASGPSDSTGTPRSHDSNAPSDSQSRPQHGGHHQGGQGGGNDQQHQGGGGRPHNPNEPFWKRDKRGKRNRGGGGGGDRGGKHGGDRGEHRGDHRGGHGGGNWQQQERAPRHPQQPPPPNLNPVFGDLPNPNRFTDLAVLTATATEIASGGGEPLYVDQLYTLNLHELITEARRLGVSFEGAPNRKQLLAAIFKFASDAKRPILDRGYIDLTDKGHGFIVHPKLNYRVYPEDSYLPENFVIHYGLKRGHQVEVQVEAPREGERCPSVIKIDKVMDMAPDDISKVTAFEELVPYYPLQRILLEATDVHKDVSMRMVDILTPVGFGQRGLIVAPPRTGKTVLLQNMANSISNNFPEATLILLLIDERPEEVTDFKRHTKGEVVSSTFDEAPESHVHCAEMVGEKARRLVEQGKHVIILLDSITRLARAYNALASNSGKIMSGGMEATALQRPKRFFGAARNIEGGGSLTIMATALIDTGSRMDEVIFEEFKGTGNMELHLDRGLVDKRIFPAINGDRSGTRKEELIYHPEEIARIHGLRRAMQGIPPVEAMEMLINRLKKTKTNAEFLMSLNR, encoded by the coding sequence ATGGCAGACACCTCCTCCGACGGCGACAACGCCGCCAAGCCCAAGAAAAAACCCCGCGCCGCCGCCGCATCCACGGCCACGCGCGCACCCCGCGCAAAAAAAGCCGCCACCAAGGCTCCCGCCAAATCGCGCGCTCCCAAGGAGGATTCCGGCGCCCCTGAACTCTCGTTCGCTCCCGAGCCATCCGCACCATCACCAGCGCCAGCCCCCGCTCCCGAACCCGCTCCCATCCGCGCAGAACGCGAAGAGCGCCCCGCCCGCGCCGAACGCGCCGACCAGCGCTCCGAAGAGCCGCCGCCCCGTGAACGCGAAGTCTTCACCCCGCGCCGCGAGCGCGAACAGCCCTCGCCTTCCTACGAAGCGCAGTCTCCCGCCCACGACTCCACGCCCTCCGCCTCCGACTACGCCTCCCCCGCTCAAGCCTCCGACGCATCCGCGTCCGGCCCTTCCGACAGCACCGGTACCCCCCGCTCTCACGACAGCAACGCCCCCTCCGACTCCCAATCTCGTCCCCAACACGGCGGCCATCACCAAGGCGGCCAGGGCGGCGGCAACGATCAACAACACCAAGGCGGCGGCGGTCGCCCCCACAATCCCAACGAGCCTTTCTGGAAGCGCGACAAACGCGGCAAACGCAACCGCGGCGGCGGTGGCGGTGGCGATCGCGGCGGCAAACACGGCGGCGATCGCGGCGAACACCGTGGCGATCATCGCGGTGGCCACGGCGGCGGCAACTGGCAGCAACAGGAACGCGCCCCGCGTCACCCCCAACAGCCGCCACCACCCAACCTCAATCCCGTCTTCGGTGACCTCCCCAATCCCAACCGCTTCACCGATCTCGCCGTACTGACCGCCACCGCCACCGAGATCGCCTCCGGCGGCGGCGAGCCGCTCTACGTCGATCAGCTCTACACGCTCAATCTCCACGAGCTCATCACCGAAGCCCGCCGCCTCGGCGTCTCCTTCGAGGGCGCGCCCAACCGCAAGCAATTGCTCGCCGCCATCTTCAAATTCGCCTCCGACGCGAAGCGCCCGATCCTCGATCGCGGCTACATCGACCTCACCGACAAAGGCCACGGCTTCATCGTCCACCCGAAGCTCAACTATCGCGTGTATCCTGAGGACTCGTACCTCCCGGAAAACTTCGTCATCCACTACGGACTCAAACGCGGCCACCAGGTCGAGGTCCAGGTCGAGGCCCCGCGCGAAGGCGAACGCTGCCCCTCCGTCATCAAGATCGACAAGGTCATGGACATGGCGCCCGACGACATCTCCAAGGTCACCGCCTTCGAGGAACTCGTCCCCTACTATCCTCTCCAGCGAATCCTCCTCGAAGCCACCGACGTCCACAAAGACGTCTCCATGCGCATGGTGGACATCCTCACGCCTGTCGGCTTCGGCCAGCGCGGCCTGATCGTCGCCCCGCCACGGACCGGAAAAACCGTGCTGCTGCAAAACATGGCGAACTCGATTTCCAACAACTTCCCCGAGGCCACGTTGATCCTTCTCTTGATCGACGAACGCCCCGAGGAAGTCACCGATTTCAAACGCCACACGAAGGGCGAAGTCGTCAGCTCCACGTTCGACGAAGCCCCCGAGAGCCACGTTCACTGCGCCGAGATGGTCGGCGAAAAAGCCCGCCGCCTCGTCGAGCAGGGCAAACACGTGATCATCCTCCTCGACTCCATCACGCGTCTCGCCCGCGCCTACAACGCTCTCGCCTCCAACTCCGGCAAAATCATGTCCGGCGGTATGGAAGCCACCGCGCTCCAGCGCCCGAAACGCTTCTTCGGCGCCGCTCGCAACATCGAAGGCGGCGGCTCGCTCACGATCATGGCCACCGCTCTGATCGACACCGGCAGCCGCATGGACGAAGTCATCTTCGAAGAGTTCAAGGGCACCGGTAACATGGAGCTTCACCTCGACCGCGGACTCGTGGACAAGCGCATCTTCCCCGCGATCAACGGCGACCGCTCCGGCACGCGCAAAGAAGAGCTCATCTATCACCCGGAAGAGATCGCCCGCATCCACGGCCTCCGCCGCGCCATGCAAGGCATCCCGCCCGTCGAAGCGATGGAGATGCTCATCAACCGCCTCAAGAAGACGAAGACCAACGCCGAGTTCTTGATGAGCCTGAATCGGTAA
- the coaE gene encoding dephospho-CoA kinase (Dephospho-CoA kinase (CoaE) performs the final step in coenzyme A biosynthesis.) yields the protein MIIGLTGGMGCGKSTAAIIFEELGFARLDSDELIRTRILLDPEVEKAAATHFGSGVLAASGRINRTALAHAIFSDDSRLRTWEEIVHPRLYGLWRTFIDAAPARHWLIEVPLLHEKQLEKWFDFIVCITTTSPRQFARLQERGLSQALAEARISKQLPLAKKTELADFVLSNDGSPRFLRDQIAHLVARLGLNR from the coding sequence ATGATCATCGGACTCACAGGCGGCATGGGCTGCGGCAAATCCACCGCCGCCATCATCTTTGAAGAACTCGGCTTTGCCCGCCTGGACTCCGACGAACTCATTCGCACCCGCATTCTCCTCGATCCCGAGGTGGAAAAAGCCGCCGCCACGCACTTCGGCTCCGGCGTGCTCGCCGCCAGCGGCCGCATCAACCGCACCGCCCTCGCGCACGCGATCTTCAGCGACGACTCCCGCCTGCGCACGTGGGAAGAGATCGTCCACCCCCGCCTCTACGGGCTCTGGCGCACCTTCATCGACGCCGCCCCCGCCCGACATTGGCTCATCGAAGTCCCCTTGTTGCACGAGAAACAGCTGGAAAAATGGTTTGATTTCATCGTCTGCATAACCACAACCTCGCCTCGTCAATTCGCCCGGCTGCAAGAGCGCGGACTTTCCCAAGCGCTCGCCGAGGCCCGGATTTCCAAGCAATTGCCCTTGGCAAAAAAAACAGAGTTAGCTGACTTCGTGCTGTCCAACGACGGCTCCCCGCGCTTCCTGCGCGACCAGATCGCCCATCTGGTTGCCCGCCTCGGCCTGAATCGCTGA
- a CDS encoding HD domain-containing protein — protein MSHPIDTKRAFTVAEATLAVFRRMFPRMEPGLFVRVFADVDAMFAGRYLDYQPIDTPYHDLEHTLQVTFCFAEIIEGRHLAGIEPRMDARQFELGIAAALLHDTGYLKLRSDQTGTGAKYTFTHVLRSCAVASSYLPTLGVSLDELDGVLGAIRCTNPTTAIRRLHFQNPVEGIMGCAVATADYLGQMAAPNYLGDLPNLFAEFEESDNFAGVPMDQRVYRSVEELTAKTPSFWKSAVLPKLDNELIGLYRFLARPYPSGRNRYIDSVNQNITIIEAAVAANAARRSAS, from the coding sequence ATGTCTCATCCGATCGACACAAAACGCGCATTTACCGTGGCGGAAGCCACGCTGGCGGTGTTTCGGCGGATGTTTCCGCGCATGGAGCCGGGTTTATTCGTACGGGTTTTTGCGGACGTGGATGCGATGTTTGCCGGGCGGTACCTAGACTATCAGCCGATCGACACGCCGTATCATGATCTCGAGCACACGTTGCAGGTCACGTTTTGTTTCGCGGAGATCATCGAGGGCCGCCATCTCGCGGGCATCGAGCCGCGGATGGATGCGCGGCAATTTGAACTGGGGATCGCGGCGGCTCTGCTGCACGACACCGGTTATCTGAAGCTGCGCTCCGACCAGACGGGGACGGGTGCGAAATACACTTTCACGCACGTGCTGCGGAGCTGCGCGGTGGCGTCGTCGTATCTGCCGACTCTCGGCGTATCGCTCGATGAACTCGATGGCGTGCTCGGGGCGATCCGCTGCACGAATCCGACGACGGCGATCCGGCGTCTGCATTTTCAAAACCCGGTTGAAGGCATCATGGGTTGCGCCGTGGCGACGGCAGACTACCTCGGGCAGATGGCCGCGCCCAACTATCTCGGCGACCTGCCCAATCTCTTCGCGGAGTTTGAGGAGTCTGATAATTTTGCCGGTGTGCCGATGGATCAGCGTGTGTACCGCTCGGTCGAGGAACTGACGGCGAAGACGCCGAGTTTTTGGAAAAGCGCGGTACTGCCGAAACTCGATAATGAGCTTATCGGGCTCTACCGGTTTCTTGCGCGGCCGTACCCGTCAGGCAGGAACCGCTATATCGATTCGGTGAATCAAAACATCACGATCATCGAAGCGGCGGTCGCGGCGAACGCGGCCCGGCGCAGCGCATCCTGA